Proteins encoded by one window of Tunturibacter psychrotolerans:
- a CDS encoding glycoside hydrolase family 27 protein, with the protein MFLRKAVLIPIVLLCIGQSSNLRAQSTLAATPPMGWNSWNHFAEHVTDADVRTAADLMVSTGMRDAGYIYVNVDDTWQGTRDANGELHTNNRFPDMKALGDYIHSRGLKFGIYSSPGPKTCGGFEGSLGHEVQDAQMYARWGVDFLKYDLCSMQDPMRELTAKNNGNTDAAFKMMIDAYRKMGDALKATNRPIFYSLCQYGIAEPWKWGPSVGAQMWRTTDDINDTWGRMAVIGLEQADLAPFAGPGHWNDPDMLEVGNGHMTTDEYRTHMSLWALLAAPLLAGNDLSKMSPEDKNILLNKEVISIDQDSLGKQATRLYQRGDFSVWIKPLVDGRVAVGMFNTALDSRDVSFDLSQIGFAQGATLHDVWEGKDLGRRTGIYSHNISKHGVTLLILSK; encoded by the coding sequence ATGTTTCTTCGCAAAGCTGTCTTAATCCCAATCGTTCTTCTTTGTATCGGGCAGTCTTCAAACCTGCGCGCCCAGTCCACTCTCGCCGCAACTCCTCCAATGGGTTGGAATAGCTGGAACCACTTCGCGGAACATGTTACCGACGCCGACGTGCGCACCGCAGCCGATCTCATGGTCTCCACCGGCATGCGCGACGCTGGCTACATCTACGTCAACGTCGACGACACTTGGCAGGGCACCCGCGACGCCAACGGAGAGCTCCACACCAACAACCGCTTCCCCGACATGAAAGCGCTCGGCGACTACATCCACTCCAGGGGCCTCAAATTCGGCATCTACTCCTCACCCGGACCAAAGACCTGCGGAGGCTTCGAAGGCAGTCTCGGCCATGAAGTGCAGGACGCGCAGATGTACGCCCGCTGGGGTGTCGACTTCCTCAAGTACGACCTCTGCTCCATGCAGGACCCCATGCGCGAGCTCACCGCAAAGAACAACGGCAACACTGACGCTGCCTTCAAGATGATGATCGACGCCTATCGAAAGATGGGAGACGCACTCAAAGCAACCAACCGTCCAATCTTCTACAGCCTCTGCCAGTACGGCATCGCCGAACCTTGGAAGTGGGGGCCAAGCGTTGGCGCACAGATGTGGCGAACCACCGACGACATCAACGACACCTGGGGCCGCATGGCCGTCATCGGCCTCGAACAGGCCGATCTCGCCCCCTTCGCCGGACCCGGCCACTGGAACGATCCCGACATGCTCGAAGTCGGTAACGGCCACATGACCACAGACGAGTATCGAACCCACATGAGCCTCTGGGCTCTCCTCGCCGCGCCTCTGCTGGCTGGCAACGATCTCAGCAAAATGTCCCCCGAAGACAAAAATATTCTCCTCAACAAAGAAGTGATCTCCATCGATCAGGACTCACTCGGAAAGCAAGCGACCCGCCTCTACCAGCGCGGAGATTTCTCGGTATGGATCAAGCCACTCGTCGACGGAAGAGTCGCAGTCGGCATGTTCAACACCGCTCTCGACTCGCGTGACGTAAGCTTTGACCTATCGCAGATAGGCTTCGCTCAGGGAGCAACTCTCCATGACGTATGGGAAGGCAAAGATCTAGGAAGACGTACCGGAATCTACTCCCACAACATCTCCAAGCACGGAGTCACCTTACTCATCCTGAGCAAATAA
- a CDS encoding acyl-CoA carboxylase subunit beta, producing MAAAEHPVQSDIPVAKSLNHQRKLAELAARHAIAEEGGGEERRERERKSGKLSARERIDFLLDEGTFEETDKFVTHRATDFGMAEQRVPGDGFITGYGRVHGRVVFVFAQDFTVFGGSLSEANAAKIVKIMDMAMRVGAPLIGLNDSGGARIQEGVVSLAGYTDIFLRNTLASGVIPQISAILGPCAGGAVYSPAITDFTVMTEKTSYMFVTGPDVIKTVTHEDVTKEALGGAVTHNEISGVAHFMAHDDQECLATVRELLSFLPSNNLDDAPRRATQDDAARADAALDTIIPEESNQPYDMVDVISRVVDDGYFFQVHEHFARNIVVGFARMAGRPVGIVANQPAFLAGVLDINASVKGARFVRFCDAFNIPLITFEDVPGFMPGIQQEHGGIIRHGAKLLYAFAEATVPKLTVITRKAYGGAYCVMSSKHLRTDLNLAWPTAEIAVMGPEGAVNIVYKRELDLTVRRAEAMWPQGKAFTEEEKLAVLAEARKDKVEEFRERFANPYVAAERGYVDAVIAPRETRRRLNSALDMLATKREKNPAKKHGNIPL from the coding sequence ATGGCAGCAGCGGAGCATCCGGTTCAATCAGACATTCCTGTGGCGAAGTCACTCAATCATCAACGCAAACTCGCGGAGCTTGCAGCGCGCCACGCCATTGCGGAAGAGGGCGGCGGCGAGGAGAGGCGCGAGCGTGAGCGGAAGTCGGGCAAGCTTTCGGCCAGGGAGCGGATTGATTTTCTCCTCGATGAGGGCACGTTCGAGGAGACCGATAAGTTCGTTACGCATCGGGCGACCGACTTTGGAATGGCCGAGCAGCGTGTGCCTGGGGATGGGTTTATTACCGGGTATGGGCGGGTGCATGGGCGAGTGGTGTTTGTGTTTGCGCAGGACTTTACCGTGTTTGGTGGGTCGCTGTCGGAGGCGAACGCGGCGAAGATTGTGAAGATTATGGATATGGCGATGCGGGTGGGCGCGCCGTTGATTGGATTGAACGACTCGGGCGGGGCGCGGATTCAGGAGGGCGTGGTTTCACTCGCTGGGTATACGGATATCTTTCTGCGAAACACGCTGGCCAGTGGAGTGATACCGCAGATCTCGGCGATTCTGGGGCCGTGCGCAGGGGGTGCGGTTTATTCGCCGGCGATTACGGACTTCACGGTGATGACCGAGAAGACGAGTTACATGTTCGTGACGGGGCCGGATGTGATCAAGACGGTGACGCATGAGGATGTGACGAAAGAGGCGCTGGGCGGCGCGGTGACGCATAATGAGATCTCCGGCGTGGCGCACTTTATGGCGCATGACGATCAGGAGTGTCTGGCGACGGTGCGGGAGCTGTTGAGTTTTCTGCCGTCGAATAATCTCGATGACGCGCCGCGACGGGCGACGCAGGATGATGCGGCGCGTGCGGATGCTGCGCTCGACACGATTATCCCGGAGGAGAGTAATCAGCCTTACGACATGGTGGATGTGATCTCGCGTGTTGTGGATGATGGTTATTTCTTTCAGGTGCATGAGCACTTTGCGCGGAATATTGTGGTGGGGTTTGCGCGGATGGCGGGGCGGCCGGTGGGGATCGTTGCGAATCAACCGGCGTTTCTTGCGGGGGTGTTGGATATCAACGCCAGTGTGAAGGGAGCGCGGTTTGTGCGGTTCTGCGATGCGTTCAATATTCCGCTGATCACGTTTGAGGATGTGCCGGGGTTCATGCCGGGGATTCAGCAGGAGCATGGCGGCATCATTCGGCATGGAGCGAAGCTGCTGTATGCGTTTGCGGAGGCTACGGTGCCGAAGCTTACGGTGATTACGCGTAAGGCATATGGTGGGGCGTATTGTGTCATGAGCTCGAAGCATCTGCGGACGGATTTGAATCTGGCCTGGCCTACGGCGGAGATTGCGGTGATGGGGCCGGAGGGTGCGGTGAACATTGTGTATAAGCGCGAACTGGATTTGACGGTGCGTCGCGCGGAGGCGATGTGGCCCCAAGGGAAGGCGTTTACGGAAGAGGAGAAGCTTGCGGTTCTTGCTGAGGCTCGGAAGGACAAGGTGGAGGAGTTTCGTGAGCGGTTCGCGAATCCTTATGTGGCGGCGGAGCGGGGATACGTTGATGCTGTGATCGCACCGCGGGAGACGCGCAGGCGGTTGAACTCCGCGCTGGATATGCTGGCGACTAAGCGGGAGAAGAATCCTGCCAAGAAGCATGGCAATATTCCGCTTTAG
- a CDS encoding MBL fold metallo-hydrolase produces MILKQYYLGCLAHASYLIGDEASSTAIIVDPQRDIQQYLADAEKFGLQIRAVFLTHFHADFIAGHLELRDSCGATIYLGSRAEAEYPFVAVKDDDTLDYPGLRLQILETPGHTIESISILVFDLNKDQEKPHAVLTGDTLFIGDVGRPDLRASLGWTANQLGGHLYDSLHNKLMTLPDETLVYPAHGAGSLCGKNLSSDTVSSLGDQRRFNYALQPMSKREFIRIVTADQPDAPAYFIYDAILNTREHATLDKNLQKVLQPIDLNEVLAMGDAGAHILDVRDSAEYAKGHLPGSINIGLGGQYATWAGTILGRTKPIVIVAEPGREQEAALRLGRIGFDHVKGYLSGGMEALATRPDLVWPTERVSAQIAAEELATTDPPVVLDIRSPREWIGKHIAGSVNIPLGHLQERIGEIPRDRRIAVHCAGGYRSSIAASILHQHGITNLIEVAGGLAAWEAAKLPVVSEA; encoded by the coding sequence ATGATTCTGAAACAGTACTACCTGGGCTGTTTGGCCCACGCCTCCTATCTCATCGGAGACGAGGCAAGCTCAACGGCTATCATCGTCGACCCGCAGCGCGACATTCAGCAATACCTAGCCGACGCAGAAAAGTTCGGCCTACAGATCCGCGCCGTATTCCTAACCCACTTCCACGCAGACTTCATCGCCGGCCACCTCGAGCTGCGAGACAGCTGCGGCGCAACCATCTACCTCGGCTCTCGCGCAGAAGCCGAATATCCCTTCGTAGCAGTCAAAGACGACGACACCCTCGACTACCCCGGACTGCGTCTACAGATCCTCGAAACCCCGGGCCACACCATCGAATCCATCTCGATCCTCGTCTTCGACCTCAATAAAGATCAGGAAAAACCTCACGCAGTCCTCACCGGCGACACCCTCTTCATCGGCGACGTTGGACGGCCCGACCTGCGCGCATCCCTCGGCTGGACCGCAAACCAGCTCGGCGGCCACCTCTACGACTCCCTCCACAACAAACTGATGACGCTGCCCGACGAAACCCTCGTCTACCCGGCGCATGGTGCAGGTTCGCTCTGCGGTAAAAACCTCTCCTCCGACACCGTCTCCTCCCTTGGCGATCAACGACGCTTCAACTACGCCCTCCAGCCCATGTCGAAGCGCGAGTTCATTCGCATCGTCACCGCCGACCAGCCCGACGCCCCGGCATACTTCATCTACGACGCAATCCTCAACACCCGCGAGCACGCAACACTCGACAAGAATCTCCAAAAGGTTCTCCAACCCATCGATCTCAACGAAGTTCTTGCAATGGGTGACGCCGGCGCCCACATCCTGGACGTTCGTGACTCCGCCGAATACGCCAAGGGACATCTTCCCGGAAGCATCAACATCGGTCTCGGCGGACAATATGCAACCTGGGCAGGCACAATTCTCGGCCGCACCAAACCCATCGTCATCGTCGCCGAACCGGGACGAGAACAGGAAGCCGCCTTACGACTGGGTCGTATTGGTTTCGATCACGTCAAAGGCTACTTGTCAGGCGGCATGGAAGCGCTCGCAACCAGACCGGATTTGGTTTGGCCAACAGAACGCGTCAGCGCCCAGATAGCAGCAGAAGAACTCGCTACAACAGATCCGCCTGTAGTGCTCGATATCAGAAGCCCTCGAGAGTGGATCGGCAAGCATATCGCTGGCAGCGTGAACATTCCGCTCGGTCACTTGCAAGAACGCATCGGCGAAATTCCCCGCGACCGTCGCATCGCAGTCCACTGCGCCGGCGGCTACCGTTCCTCAATTGCCGCCAGCATCCTGCACCAGCACGGGATCACGAATCTAATCGAGGTAGCAGGCGGTCTCGCCGCCTGGGAAGCCGCCAAACTGCCAGTGGTTTCGGAAGCTTAG
- a CDS encoding ATP-binding cassette domain-containing protein yields the protein MFANMQGMDAAVLLEVSGLTVGFGSHEAVRGISFEIKAGETLGLVGESGSGKSATSLAVLRLLPESARVGGAIRFDGEDLLALPEEAMRRRRGREIAMIFQEPMTALNPVMPVGAQIAEAVAAHHPEMVRRAVRSRVLEAMEEVGLPEAERRAKDYPHQFSGGQRQRVLIAMAIVNRPRLLIADEPTTALDVTVQAQILELLKALRREHGLAMLFISHDLAVVSQVADRVAVMQHGEIVEQAETGRLFREPQHAYTRRLLASAPTMKTDRRAPLASV from the coding sequence ATGTTCGCTAACATGCAGGGTATGGATGCTGCGGTGTTGCTTGAGGTGAGTGGTCTGACGGTTGGGTTTGGGTCGCATGAGGCTGTGAGAGGGATCTCGTTTGAGATCAAGGCTGGGGAGACGCTGGGGCTGGTGGGGGAGTCTGGGTCGGGGAAGTCGGCGACTTCGCTGGCCGTGCTGCGGTTGTTGCCGGAGAGTGCGCGGGTGGGCGGGGCGATACGGTTTGATGGGGAGGATTTGCTGGCGCTGCCGGAGGAGGCGATGCGGAGACGGAGGGGTCGCGAGATCGCGATGATCTTTCAGGAGCCGATGACGGCGCTGAATCCGGTGATGCCAGTGGGGGCGCAGATTGCAGAGGCGGTGGCGGCGCATCATCCGGAGATGGTGCGGAGAGCGGTGAGGTCGCGGGTGCTTGAGGCGATGGAGGAGGTTGGGTTGCCGGAGGCTGAGCGTAGGGCGAAGGACTATCCGCATCAGTTTTCTGGAGGGCAGCGGCAGAGGGTCTTGATTGCGATGGCGATTGTGAATCGGCCGAGACTGCTGATTGCAGATGAGCCGACGACGGCGCTGGATGTGACGGTGCAGGCGCAGATATTGGAGCTGTTGAAGGCGCTGCGGCGGGAGCATGGGCTGGCGATGTTGTTTATCTCACACGATCTTGCGGTGGTGTCGCAGGTGGCGGACCGGGTGGCAGTGATGCAGCACGGGGAGATTGTGGAACAGGCGGAGACAGGGAGGCTATTTCGTGAGCCGCAACATGCTTATACGCGCAGGCTGTTGGCTTCGGCTCCGACGATGAAGACGGACAGGAGAGCGCCGTTGGCTTCGGTTTGA
- a CDS encoding metallophosphoesterase family protein, with translation MRALVISDIHGNLEALNAVLAAAEPYDALWNLGDVVGYGGSPNGVVDLMRAKAQVNVRGNHDRVCCGLTSAVGFNPVARAAAEWTKKELTEENLAWLKAMPQGPVVPEEPGVTCVHGSPLNEDQYILNMRDAWAPLQQAATALTFFGHTHLQGGFSQKGHEWHEVKTQCRTKNVAESWKMAIPEGTRHLINPGSVGQPRDCDWRAAFVIYDSEAREIVYHRVPYDLTAAQGRILMAGLPERLAARLREGR, from the coding sequence ATGCGCGCGCTCGTTATCTCAGACATTCACGGGAACCTCGAAGCATTGAACGCAGTTCTTGCCGCAGCAGAGCCGTATGACGCGCTATGGAACCTGGGCGATGTCGTGGGGTATGGCGGAAGCCCGAATGGGGTCGTGGACTTGATGCGGGCTAAGGCGCAGGTGAATGTGCGTGGCAATCATGATCGCGTTTGCTGTGGACTGACTTCGGCGGTGGGGTTCAACCCGGTGGCTCGGGCCGCTGCAGAGTGGACGAAGAAGGAATTGACCGAGGAGAATCTCGCGTGGCTGAAGGCGATGCCACAGGGGCCGGTGGTTCCGGAGGAGCCGGGCGTGACCTGTGTGCATGGGTCGCCGTTGAATGAGGATCAATATATTTTGAACATGCGGGATGCGTGGGCACCGCTGCAGCAGGCGGCGACAGCACTGACGTTCTTTGGGCACACGCATCTGCAGGGTGGGTTCTCGCAGAAAGGCCATGAGTGGCATGAGGTCAAGACGCAGTGCAGGACGAAGAATGTGGCGGAGAGCTGGAAGATGGCGATTCCAGAGGGGACGCGGCATCTGATCAATCCGGGGTCTGTGGGGCAGCCGCGGGATTGCGACTGGCGGGCGGCGTTTGTGATCTATGACTCGGAGGCGAGGGAGATTGTTTATCATCGCGTGCCGTATGACCTGACAGCGGCGCAGGGAAGGATTCTGATGGCGGGGTTACCGGAGCGGCTGGCGGCTCGGCTGCGTGAGGGAAGATAA